In Lepidochelys kempii isolate rLepKem1 chromosome 8, rLepKem1.hap2, whole genome shotgun sequence, a single genomic region encodes these proteins:
- the HNRNPAB gene encoding heterogeneous nuclear ribonucleoprotein A/B isoform X2: MSEVEQQVADPADATQNGHEATEGAGEQQAESGGAPAAAAAPAPASQNGAEGDQINASKNEEDAGKMFVGGLSWDTSKKDLKDYFTKFGEVADCTIKMDPNTGRSRGFGFILFKEAGSVDKVLEQKEHRLDGRLIDPKKAMAMKKDPVKKIFVGGLNPEATEEKIREYFGEFGEIEAIELPMDPKTNKRRGFVFITFKEEDPVKKILEKKFHNVSGSKCEIKVAQPKEVYQQQQFSSGGGRGSYGGRGRGGRGGQGSANYGKSPRRGGHQNNYKPY, encoded by the exons ATGTCCGAAGTGGAGCAGCAGGTGGCGGATCCCGCCGACGCCACCCAGAACGGGCACGAAGCGACCGAAGGCGCCGGGGAGCAGCAGGCCGAGAGCGGCGGGGCGCCGGCGGCAGCGGCGGCGCCGGCGCCTGCCAGCCAGAACGGAGCCGAGGGCGACCAGATCAACGCCAGCAAGAACGAGGAGGATGCGGG gaaaatgtttGTTGGTGGCCTCAGCTGGGATACAAGCAAAAAAGACTTGAAAGACTACTTCACTAAATTTGGTGAAGTGGCTGATTGTACAATAAAGATGGACCCGAACACAGGAAGATCAAGAGGTTTTGGATTTATTTTGTTCAAAGAAGCTGGAAGTGTTGACAAG GTATTGGAACAGAAAGAACACAGGTTAGATGGGCGACTTATTGACCCCAAAAAGGCCATGGCAATGAAGAAAGATCCAGTGAAGAAAATTTTTGTTGGTGGACTTAACCCTGAAGCCACAGAAGAGAAAATCCGGGAATACTTTGGAGAGTTTGGAGAG attgAAGCAATTGAACTTCCAATGGATCCAAAGACCAACAAAAGGAGAGGCTTTGTGTTCATCACTTTCAAGGAAGAAGATCCAGTCAAGAagatcttggaaaaaaaattccataatGTTAGCGGAAGCAAG TGTGAGATCAAGGTAGCACAGCCAAAGGAAGTATACCAGCAGCAACAATTCAGTAGTGGTGGAGGAAGAGGCAGCTatggaggaagaggcagaggtgGAAGAGGTG GTCAAGGCAGTGCAAATTATGGGAAAAGTCCAAGACGTGGTGGTCATCAGAATAATTACAAGCCATATTGA
- the HNRNPAB gene encoding heterogeneous nuclear ribonucleoprotein A/B isoform X1, translating to MSEVEQQVADPADATQNGHEATEGAGEQQAESGGAPAAAAAPAPASQNGAEGDQINASKNEEDAGKMFVGGLSWDTSKKDLKDYFTKFGEVADCTIKMDPNTGRSRGFGFILFKEAGSVDKVLEQKEHRLDGRLIDPKKAMAMKKDPVKKIFVGGLNPEATEEKIREYFGEFGEIEAIELPMDPKTNKRRGFVFITFKEEDPVKKILEKKFHNVSGSKCEIKVAQPKEVYQQQQFSSGGGRGSYGGRGRGGRGAQSQIWNQGYGNYWTQGYGNQGYGYQQGYGGYGGYDYSGCGYYEYGPGYDYSQGSANYGKSPRRGGHQNNYKPY from the exons ATGTCCGAAGTGGAGCAGCAGGTGGCGGATCCCGCCGACGCCACCCAGAACGGGCACGAAGCGACCGAAGGCGCCGGGGAGCAGCAGGCCGAGAGCGGCGGGGCGCCGGCGGCAGCGGCGGCGCCGGCGCCTGCCAGCCAGAACGGAGCCGAGGGCGACCAGATCAACGCCAGCAAGAACGAGGAGGATGCGGG gaaaatgtttGTTGGTGGCCTCAGCTGGGATACAAGCAAAAAAGACTTGAAAGACTACTTCACTAAATTTGGTGAAGTGGCTGATTGTACAATAAAGATGGACCCGAACACAGGAAGATCAAGAGGTTTTGGATTTATTTTGTTCAAAGAAGCTGGAAGTGTTGACAAG GTATTGGAACAGAAAGAACACAGGTTAGATGGGCGACTTATTGACCCCAAAAAGGCCATGGCAATGAAGAAAGATCCAGTGAAGAAAATTTTTGTTGGTGGACTTAACCCTGAAGCCACAGAAGAGAAAATCCGGGAATACTTTGGAGAGTTTGGAGAG attgAAGCAATTGAACTTCCAATGGATCCAAAGACCAACAAAAGGAGAGGCTTTGTGTTCATCACTTTCAAGGAAGAAGATCCAGTCAAGAagatcttggaaaaaaaattccataatGTTAGCGGAAGCAAG TGTGAGATCAAGGTAGCACAGCCAAAGGAAGTATACCAGCAGCAACAATTCAGTAGTGGTGGAGGAAGAGGCAGCTatggaggaagaggcagaggtgGAAGAGGTG CTCAAAGTCAAATTTGGAATCAAGGTTATGGCAATTACTGGACCCAGGGTTATGGGAATCAAGGATACGGCTATCAGCAAGGTTATGGTGGCTATGGAGGCTATGATTATTCAGGATGTGGGTATTATGAATATGGACCAGGCTATGATTACA GTCAAGGCAGTGCAAATTATGGGAAAAGTCCAAGACGTGGTGGTCATCAGAATAATTACAAGCCATATTGA
- the NME5 gene encoding nucleoside diphosphate kinase homolog 5 isoform X2, which yields MQALMPEPQIYVERTLALIKPDVIDKEEEIEDIILRSGFTIVQKRKLQLSPEQCSNFYADQYGKMFFPNLTAYMSSGPLVAMVLARHHAIAYWKELIGPSNSIRAKETHPDSLRAIYGTDDLRNAVHGSIRFSSAEREIQFMFPEVIIEPIPVGQAAKDYLNLYVNPTLLAGLTELYLVC from the exons ATGCAAGCGTTAATGCCTGAGCCTCAGATTTATGTAGAAAGAACTCTGGCCCTCATCAAACCAGATGTAATtgacaaagaagaagaaatagaaGATATAATTCTCAGATCAGGATTCACCATTGTTCAG aaACGAAAGCTCCAACTAAGCCCAGAGCAATGCAGCAACTTTTATGCAGATCAATATGGCAAAATGTTTTTTCCTAATTTAACAGCATATATGAGTTCTGGGCCTTTAGTTGCTATGGTTCTTGCCAGACATCATGCTATCGCATACTGGAAAGAGTTGATTGGACCATCAAATAGCATAAGAGCTAAGGAAACGCACCCTGACAG TTTAAGAGCAATCTATGGAACAGATGATCTGAGGAATGCAGTTCATGGCAGTATCAGATTTTCCTCAGCAGAAAGAGAAATTCAGTTCATGTTTCCTGAAG TGATTATTGAGCCAATTCCAGTTGGACAAGCTGCAAAGGATTACCTGAACCTCTATGTCAATCCTACGCTACTAGCTGGGCTCACCGAGCTTT